One window of the Carnobacterium maltaromaticum DSM 20342 genome contains the following:
- a CDS encoding alpha/beta fold hydrolase: MEEVFGDEYYFVHFNKQPGVADAILDENVEQFLRNLYRKNAPSQGPSEGMEMLHLAKATKPLGEPIMSAEDLSVYIAAFNKTGFTSSINWYRNLNRNWHLLATASPILHQPTLMVYGEKDLIPPLPNITDFVPNIDIKSLDAGHWIQEERPEELNQMILEWLGK, from the coding sequence ATGGAAGAAGTTTTTGGAGACGAGTACTATTTTGTTCATTTTAACAAACAACCAGGAGTTGCAGATGCTATCTTAGACGAAAATGTAGAACAATTTCTTCGTAACCTATATCGAAAGAATGCTCCATCACAAGGTCCTAGTGAAGGGATGGAAATGCTTCATCTAGCTAAAGCAACCAAACCATTAGGTGAACCTATTATGAGTGCTGAGGACCTTTCTGTTTATATCGCAGCCTTCAATAAGACGGGTTTCACTTCAAGCATCAATTGGTACAGAAATTTAAATCGTAATTGGCATTTATTAGCTACTGCATCGCCCATTCTTCATCAGCCAACATTGATGGTTTATGGTGAGAAAGATCTTATTCCGCCACTTCCAAACATAACAGATTTTGTACCTAATATAGACATTAAGAGTTTAGATGCTGGTCATTGGATTCAAGAAGAAAGACCGGAAGAGCTCAATCAAATGATTTTAGAATGGTTGGGAAAATGA
- a CDS encoding YdeI/OmpD-associated family protein, protein MVGKMSAVLFFSDQTEFIDWLDVHHQIASEIWVVFFKKKTNKGSLTWSESVDCALAFGWIDGIRKTIDKDSYKIRFTPRKPNSLWSKVNVQKVHKLIEFNQMRPEGMAVFNQRKDEIGYSSVHRNVTLMKEYEDEIRKNSSSWEFFNQLSPSYKRDSIWWVMSAKKEETRLRRLNRLIGSWEKGEKFRY, encoded by the coding sequence ATGGTTGGGAAAATGAGTGCAGTTCTATTCTTCAGTGATCAAACAGAATTTATTGATTGGTTGGATGTTCATCACCAAATAGCTAGTGAAATTTGGGTAGTTTTTTTTAAGAAAAAGACTAATAAAGGAAGTCTCACTTGGTCCGAATCAGTAGATTGTGCATTAGCGTTTGGTTGGATTGATGGAATACGAAAAACGATTGATAAAGACAGCTATAAAATTCGCTTTACTCCACGCAAACCGAATAGTCTCTGGAGTAAAGTTAATGTGCAAAAGGTGCATAAACTGATAGAGTTCAATCAAATGAGGCCTGAAGGAATGGCTGTTTTTAATCAAAGAAAGGATGAAATAGGTTATTCTTCAGTTCATAGGAACGTTACTCTAATGAAAGAATATGAGGATGAAATTAGAAAGAATTCAAGTTCTTGGGAATTTTTTAATCAGCTTTCGCCTTCTTACAAGAGAGATTCTATTTGGTGGGTAATGAGTGCTAAAAAAGAAGAAACCAGACTGAGAAGATTGAATCGATTAATTGGTTCATGGGAAAAAGGAGAAAAGTTCAGATATTAG
- a CDS encoding DUF1433 domain-containing protein has translation MNQKLKKDEQTKIKYLNQVKQDQEPYIEKYIRYYFNDIDTISLTTTEQIPTGAITIKGFINDNEKLDFTAFIDNPKPGSNIGLSYGEEFYELTKPESETPAKNMEEILKEERKKKRAEEKTSSTQNWFNI, from the coding sequence ATGAACCAAAAACTAAAAAAAGATGAACAAACAAAAATAAAATATTTAAATCAAGTTAAACAAGATCAAGAACCTTATATTGAAAAGTACATTCGTTACTACTTTAACGACATCGATACAATCAGTTTAACAACTACTGAACAAATTCCTACTGGTGCTATTACTATTAAAGGATTTATTAATGATAATGAAAAATTAGACTTTACAGCGTTTATTGATAACCCTAAACCAGGTAGCAATATTGGGTTGAGCTATGGCGAGGAATTCTATGAGTTAACCAAACCCGAATCCGAAACTCCTGCAAAAAATATGGAAGAGATTCTAAAAGAGGAACGAAAGAAAAAAAGAGCTGAAGAAAAAACCAGTTCAACACAAAACTGGTTTAATATCTAA
- the jag gene encoding RNA-binding cell elongation regulator Jag/EloR: MEKYTATGTTVEEAVSNGLKKLGLKKDEAQITIIFEGKKGILGFGKKDAIVEISPKLVKETPSVTESTDVPELEVEKQTQEVNPVVEVEERNDEIAFKAISDYLTSIATEMGAPSTVQVDVVQDQVIFHMETQKPGLVIGKHGKVLNALQSLAQVLMHRHAKSKLTAIVNVGDYRERREAVLKQLADRTSEKVLRTNQAVFLEPMPAFERKQIHFYISKNDKLSTHSEGNEPHRYLVVEPTKKRF, from the coding sequence ATGGAAAAATATACTGCGACAGGAACGACGGTTGAAGAAGCTGTTTCAAATGGTTTAAAAAAACTTGGACTAAAAAAAGATGAAGCTCAAATTACAATTATTTTTGAAGGTAAAAAAGGCATTTTAGGTTTTGGTAAAAAAGATGCGATTGTTGAGATAAGTCCCAAACTAGTCAAAGAAACTCCAAGTGTAACAGAATCAACAGATGTTCCAGAGTTGGAAGTTGAAAAACAGACTCAAGAAGTCAATCCTGTAGTTGAAGTGGAAGAGCGCAATGATGAGATTGCTTTTAAAGCTATTAGTGATTATTTAACGAGTATTGCAACTGAAATGGGTGCACCGTCAACTGTTCAAGTAGATGTTGTGCAAGACCAAGTTATTTTTCATATGGAAACGCAAAAACCTGGTTTAGTGATTGGCAAACATGGCAAAGTCTTAAATGCTTTGCAGTCATTAGCTCAAGTTTTAATGCATCGCCATGCCAAAAGTAAATTGACAGCAATTGTTAATGTTGGAGACTATCGTGAGCGTCGTGAGGCCGTTTTAAAACAATTAGCTGATCGAACCTCTGAAAAAGTTTTGCGTACAAACCAAGCTGTTTTCCTAGAGCCTATGCCTGCATTTGAGCGAAAACAAATTCATTTTTATATAAGTAAGAATGATAAGTTGTCGACCCACTCAGAGGGCAACGAGCCTCACCGCTATCTAGTCGTTGAGCCTACAAAAAAAAGATTTTAA
- a CDS encoding alpha/beta fold hydrolase, translating to MTINYEFPTPTLISVNGVELEVFEAGQKNWGRPIVLCHGWPEHAFSWRYQVTPLVEAGYHVIIPNQRGYGESSRPKEVIKYDIEHLTGDLVALLDHYQYKDAIFMGHDWGANVVWSMALLYPERVSKMINLSLPYQDRGETLA from the coding sequence ATGACAATTAATTATGAATTTCCAACGCCAACACTTATTTCAGTTAATGGTGTGGAGCTAGAGGTTTTTGAAGCTGGACAAAAAAATTGGGGACGACCTATAGTTCTTTGCCACGGATGGCCAGAGCATGCCTTTTCTTGGCGATATCAAGTGACTCCTCTTGTAGAAGCAGGTTATCATGTTATTATTCCTAATCAACGAGGGTATGGAGAGTCTTCTCGTCCAAAAGAAGTCATAAAATATGATATTGAACATTTAACGGGTGATCTTGTTGCTTTGTTGGATCATTACCAATATAAAGATGCCATTTTTATGGGCCACGATTGGGGCGCGAATGTTGTCTGGAGTATGGCTTTGTTATATCCAGAACGTGTTAGTAAAATGATTAACTTAAGCTTGCCCTACCAAGATCGAGGAGAGACCTTGGCTTGA